One Hyla sarda isolate aHylSar1 chromosome 2 unlocalized genomic scaffold, aHylSar1.hap1 SUPER_2_unloc_11, whole genome shotgun sequence genomic window, ccagagcccgccgcaaagcgggatggtcttgctgcggcggtagtgaccaggtcgtatccactagcaacggctcaacctctctgactgctgaagataggcgcggtacaagggagtagacagaagcaaggtcggacgtagcagaaggtcggggcaggcagcaaggatcgtagtcaggggcaacggcaggaggtctggaacacaggctaggaacacacaaggaaacgctttcactggcacaatggcaacaagatccggcgagggagtgcaggggaagtgaggtataaataaggagtgcacaggtgaacacactaattagaaccactgcgccaatcagcggcgaagtggccctttaaatcgcaaagacccggcgcgcgcgcgccctagggagcggggccgcgcgcgccgggacaggaccgacggagagcgagtcaggtacgggagccggggtgcgcatcgcgagcgggcgccacccgcatcgcgaatcgcatcccggctggaggcggtatcgcagcgccccgggtcagtggatctgaccggagcgctgcagtgacgagagtgtagcgagcgctccggggaggagcggggacccggagcgctcggcgtaacagtacccccccccttgggtctccccctcttcttagagcctgagaacctgaggaccagacttttgtctagaatattgtcctcaggttcccaggatctctcttctggaccacaaccctcccaatcaactaaaaaaaaagttttccctctgaccttcttggatgccagaatctctttgacggagaagatgtccgaggagccggaaacaggagtgggggaaacaagtttgggagagaaacggttgatgataagtggtttaagaagagaaacgtgaaaggcattagggatacgaagagaaggaggaagaagaagtttgtaagagacaggattaatctggcacaaaattttgaaaggaccaagatagcgtggtcccaacttgtagctagggacacggaagcggacatatttagcggagagccataccttgtctccaggagaaaaaatgggaggagctcttcttttcttatcagcaaacttcttcatgcgtgatgaagcctgtaagagagaattttgggtctctctccatatggtggaaagatcacgagaaatttcatccacagcgggcagaccagagggcaagggggtagggaggggaggaagagggtgacggccgtacaccacgaaaaatggggatttggaggaagattcagagactctgaagttatacgagaattcggcccatggtagaagatctgcccaatcatcctggcgggaggaaacaaaatgtcgtaaataatcacccaagacctggttaattctttctacttgtccattggattgaggatgatatgcagaagaaaagtttaatttaatcttgagttgtttacagagagccctccagaattttgacacgaattgggcgcctctatccgagacgatctgcgtgggcaacccgtgaagacgaaaaatgtgtacaaaaaattgtttagccaactgaggcgctgaaggaagaccaggaagagggatgaaatgtgccattttggagaatcgatcaacgaccacccaaacaacagtgttgccacgggatgggggtaagtctgtaataaaatccataccaatcagagaccaaggctgttcggggacaggcagaggatgaagaaaaccagcgggcttctggcgaggagtcttatcccgggcacagacagtgcaggctcgcacaaagtccacgacatccgtctccagagtcggccaccaatagaagcgagagatgagttgcacagatttcttgatgcctgcatgacctgcgagatgggaggagtgaccccatttgaggattccgaggcgttggcgtggagagacgaaggtctttcctggaggagtttgcctgatggaggctggagaagtggaaatcaggcagtcaggaggaatgatgtgttgcggagagagttcaacttccgaagcatccgaggaacgagagagagcatcggccctaatgttcttatcggcaggccgaaagtgaatttcaaaattaaatcgggcaaagaacagagaccacctggcctggcgaggattcagccgttgggcagactggagataggagaggttcttgtgatcggtgtaaataataactggaaatcttgatccctccagcagatgcctccattcctcaagtgctaatttaatggctagaagctctcgatccccgatggagtagttcctctccgccggagagaaggtcctagaaaaaaaaccacaagtaacagcatgcccggaagaatttttttgtagaaggaccgctccagctcctacagaggaggcatcaacctccaataggaagggtttagatgggtcaggtctggagagcacgggagccgaagaaaaggcagacttgagccgtttaaaggcgtcttccgcttgaggaggccaagacttgggattggcattttttttggttaaagccacgataggagccacaccggtagaaaaatgtggaataaattgcctgtaataattggcgaaccccaaaaaacgttggatagcacggagtccggaggggcgtggccaatctaagacggcagagagtttgtctggatccatttgtagtccctggccagagaccaagtatcctaggaaaggaagagattggcattcaaacagacatttctctatcttggcataaagttgattgtcacgaagtctctgaagaaccatacggacatgctggcggtgttcttctagattggcagaaaaaatcaggatatcgtccagatatacaacaacacaggagtataagagatcacgaaaaatttcattaacaaagtcttggaagacggcaggggcgttgcacaggccaaagggcatgaccagatactcaaagtgtccatctctagtgttaaatgccgttttccattcatccccctctctgatgcggatgagattataagcacctcttaagtccagtttggtaaaaatgtgggcaccttggaggcgatcaaagagttcagagatgaggggtagggggtagcggttctttaccgtgattttattaagaccgcggtagtcaatgcaaggacgtagagagccatcttttttggacacaaagaaaaatccggctccggcaggagaggaggatttacggataaagcccttttttaaattttcctggatgtactcagacatagcaagagtctctggggcggacagaggataaattctgccccggggtggagtagtgcccgggaggaggtcaataggacaatcataaggcctgtgaggaggtagagtctcagcttgttttttgcaaaaaacatccgcaaagtccatataggccttagggagaccggttacagggggaaccacagagtcacggcaaggggtactgggaaccggttttaggcagtccttgaaacaagagggcccccaactcttgatctccccagtggaccaatccagggttggggaatggagttgaagccagggtagtccaaggagaatttcggaagtgcaattggggaggaccaaaaattcaatcttctcgtgatgaggtccgatgcacattagaaggggctccgtgcggaaacgtatggtacagtccaatctttcattgtttacacaattgatgtagaggggtctggcgacactggtcaccgggatgttgaacctgttgacgagagaggccaaaataaaatttcctgcagatccggaatccaagaaggccatagtagagaaggagaaggcagaggcagatatccgcacaggcacagtaagacgtggagaagcagagtagacatcaaggactgtctcacctttgtgcggagtcagcgtacgtctttccaggcggggaggacggataggacaatccttcaggaagtgttcggtactggcacagtacaggcagagattctccatgcggcgtcgtgtcctctcttgaggtgtcaggcgagaccggtcgacctgcatagcctccacggcgggaggcacaggaacggattgcaggggaccagaggagagaggagccggggagaaaaaacgcctcgtgcgaacaaagtccatatcctggcggagctcctgacgcctttcggaaaaacgcatgtcaatgcgagtggctagatgaatgagttcatgtaggttagcagggatttctcgtgcggccagaacatctttaatgttgctggataggccttttttaaaggtcgcgcagagggcctcattattccaggataattctgaagcaagagtacggaattgtacggcgtactcgccaacggaagaattaccctggaccaggttcaacagggcagtctcagcagaagaggctcgggcaggttcctcaaagacacttcgaatttccgagaagaaggagtgtatagaggcagtgacggggtcattgcggtcccagagcggtgtggcccatgacagagcttttccagacagaaggctgactacgaaagccaccttagacctttcagtaggaaactggtccgacatcatctccaagtgcagggaacattgggaaagaaagccacggcagaatttagagtccccatcaaatttatccggcaaggatagtcgtagaccagaagcggccactcgctgcggaggaggtgcaggagctggcggaggagatgattgctgaagctgtggtagtagctgctgtagcatcacggtcagttgagacagctgttggccttgttgcgctatctgttgtgactgctgggcgaccaccgtggtgaggtcggcgacaactggcagaggaacttcagcgggatccatggccggatctactgtcacgatgccggctggcaggtagtggatcctctgtgccagagagggattggcgtggaccgtgctagtggatcggttctaagtcactactggttttcaccagagcccgccgcaaagcgggatggtcttgctgcggcggtagtgaccaggtcgtatccactagcaacggctcaacctctctgactgctgaagataggcgcggtacaagggagtagacagaagcaaggtcggacgtagcagaaggtcggggcaggcagcaaggatcgtagtcaggggcaacggcaggaggtctggaacacaggctaggaacacacaaggaaacgctttcactggcacaatggcaacaagatccggcgagggagtgcaggggaagtgaggtataaataaggagtgcacaggtgaacacactaattagaaccactgcgccaatcagcggcgaagtggccctttaaatcgcaaagacactGTGCACCCAGACTTCGTCATTGCAACCCGTCATTACAATGAGCTTATAGACCAAGAAAGGAATACCACTAACTTTGAAAACATTTCAATCTTTGACTTCTTTGTTTGGACCCACTTTTACAGTGTTAGCAAAACTTTCCTAGGCTCAGGCCAGGGTAGTGTTGGCGACATAGACTTCTCTCATGAGGGCCCTGCTTTTCTTACCTGGCACAGATACCACTTGATTCAACTGGAAAGGGACATGCAGAACCTTTTGCAGGATCCCACATTTGCACTTCCTTACTGGAACTTTGCTATTGGTGGAAATGAATGTGACATTTGTACAGATGACCTTATGGGTGCGAGAAGCAATTTTGATCAAAATCTCTTAAGTCCTAACTCTGTGTTCTCCCGTTGGCGTGTTGTATGTGAATCTGTGGAAGATTATGAAAGCCTAGGGACTATCTGTAACAATACAGCAGGTGGCTCAATCAGGAGAAATCCTGCTGGAAATACTGCCCGCCCAATGGTACAGAGGCTTCCTGAGCCAGAAGATGTGCTTCTCTGCTTAGAAGTAAACTTGTTTGACACTCCCCCATTCTTTTCAACCTCTTCAGAAAGCTTTCGGAATACCATTGAAGGTTACAGTGAACCTTCTGGGCAATATAATCCCACAGTAAGAAGTCTTCACAATCTAGCTCATCTGTTTCTCAATGGTACTGGGGGACAAACTCACTTGTCTCCAAATGATCCAATCTTCGTGCTTCTTCATACCTTTACTGATGCAGTTTTTGATGAATGGCTGAGGAGGCATAATACAGATACCAATCAGTATCCTCTGGAAAATGCACCAATTGGTCATAACAGACAGTACAACATGGTACCCTTCTGGCCACCAGTGACCAATAATGAAATGTTTGTCTTGGCTCCAGATAACCTGGGATACTCATATGATGTCCAGTGGCCTGGTCGTGCATTAGGTAGTACAGAGATCATCACCATAGCGGTTGTAGCAGCTTTGGTTCTAGTGGCTATAATTTTTGCAGGTGCCACATGTGCCGTTCAACACAGAAGCAGAAAGAGAAGCAGaaagatccactgacccggggcgctgcgataccgcctccagccgggatgcgattcgcgatgcgggtggcgcccgctcgcgatgcgcaccccggctcccgtacctgactcgctctccgtcggtcctgtcccggcgcgcgcggccccgctccctagggcgcgcgcgcgccgggacaggaccgacggagagcgagtcaggtacgggagccggggtgcgcatcgcgagcgggcgccacccgcatcgcgaatcgcatcccggctggaggcggtatcgcagcgccccgggtcagtggatctgaccggagcgctgcagtgacgagagtgtagcgagcgctccggggaggagcggggacccggagcgctcggcgtaacacacgcatctttacccctccaaatcagacgggccacattcctacggttactatcctgcccgggagtcgggagggaccacatcacctccccattctgttcttggaaggcacccagaccatgcctctctatccaaaaagacaggtcaaccgaacccctcccttctacctcaattgacctatcacccttacgcagagcctccaggaggcgccgctgcaagtgacccccagaaccagatggagacggagaccctcttgattccccggcagcgacgctggcatagcttctagcagtcgccaccaggggggcagccgaaccagcccctacttcctcagtactctttactgatccagtgacatccctttgcctgcctccagcactcttctcttgcacaccgatagcatccctctcttgtacacctctagcacccctctctcgcacaccgctagcatccctttcttgcacaccgctagcacccctctctcgcacaccgctagcacccctctcttgcacaccgctagcacccctctcttgcacaccgctagcacccctctcttgcacaccgctagcacccctctcttgcacaccgctagcacccctctctagtacacctctaatgccccactcttgcacactgctaacattttcatgcaacataccatcaccaaaattttcactctcttttgcactcttccctttcacactattatcctggctaaactttcctgagctggccgggttatttgcgtatgccacgggggtttgtgctgctggtcccgcccccgatgaccgctttttcggttctggcgatgttacttccagttccagtgatgacacttccttcaacgccgatgatgttcccagtgagaactgcttcacactgggtgggatctgtccctccggacgcacccccacccctcctacagcagccgacgtggagggattccccacagcgtcagtgcaaccttcaggagccaccttacccgaccgcccgggcttttctaccaatccagacgcatggacactcccccccctcacagaggagtgccctgctacgcccagatcgctcgggggaccgccccccgagcagacagcaacatcaccaagctccggcactaggacacgccccctgcccacctggggtggtcctgcagcatcggagtcgcccaccttaagcctgtcctgcccttccctaccgactggacaggcggctccttggcgtctgcagcc contains:
- the LOC130298335 gene encoding 5,6-dihydroxyindole-2-carboxylic acid oxidase-like is translated as LNRKDTVHPDFVIATRHYNELIDQERNTTNFENISIFDFFVWTHFYSVSKTFLGSGQGSVGDIDFSHEGPAFLTWHRYHLIQLERDMQNLLQDPTFALPYWNFAIGGNECDICTDDLMGARSNFDQNLLSPNSVFSRWRVVCESVEDYESLGTICNNTAGGSIRRNPAGNTARPMVQRLPEPEDVLLCLEVNLFDTPPFFSTSSESFRNTIEGYSEPSGQYNPTVRSLHNLAHLFLNGTGGQTHLSPNDPIFVLLHTFTDAVFDEWLRRHNTDTNQYPLENAPIGHNRQYNMVPFWPPVTNNEMFVLAPDNLGYSYDVQWPGRALGSTEIITIAVVAALVLVAIIFAGATCAVQHRSRKRSRKIH